DNA sequence from the Penicillium psychrofluorescens genome assembly, chromosome: 3 genome:
GATCTTGCGCACGATTGCGTTGCCCCAGCTCATAAGCgtgatctcctcgtcctgctTGAAGAGCTTTGCGTCCTCCTGCTCCATGACAATCGAGCCGCTGAATGCAACGGTCTTCATTCCCACGGCTGCGTTCTTAGCAtgcttgggcttctcctccgTATACGCCGCGGGGGCGCCCGTGATAGTCGCCTTAACCATGCCCTTGGTCATGATGGCTGTGTGGCGCGGGCTCACGGGGTCAATGTACTTCTTGTTGGTGTTCCAGATGAGGTCCCAGCTGAAATTGGTGACCGCCTTAGACGGGCCCTGCTTGAGGATAAACTCGCGCAGCGCAGGGATGGTCATACCACGGCGGCGAATACCGCGAATGGTCGGGAAGCGCGGGTCATCCCAGCCCCAGACAAAGCCCGAATCGACTAGCTTGGTCAACTTGCGCTTCGAGAGTAGCGTGCGGACAAAGTTCATCCGAGCAAAGTCCCAGACCTGAACGGTACGCAGCTTAAGCGTATCTAGCATCCACTGGTACTGCGGGTTGCGATCCCTATACTCTATCGTGCGAAGAGCGTGAGTGACACCTTCCATGGAATCTACTGCGGGGCACGCAAAATCGTAGGTCGGATAGATCTTCCACTTGGTACCCGTGCGGTGATGGGGAGTTGGGTTGCAGCGGTACTGTCCGTGGGAGTGAGTTGGAATTCAGCAAGCGCAGAGGGGGGGTACTCACAATGACTGGGTCACGAAGTGCCTTGTTCTTGTCATCGGGAGATATCTTAGCACGAATGCACCACCGCAGGCCTTCGGTAGTGCCCTGCTTCATCTCCTGGAAATGAGCCAAGCTCTCCTCCGGGGAGAGGTCGCGACGCTTGCTTGGAATACCGTCAAAACGTTGGGCGGACATGGTTTCCTTGTCCGTGTCGTCGGCATAGGCATTTCCTTCCGAGATCATCCTCACGCAGTAGTCAAACAGCTCGTCGAAATAGTCGCTAGTGTAGGTCATCTTGTTGGGCTTGATCCCCATGAGCTTGAGATCTTCCACAATGGCGTCTTGGAattcctccttctccttggagGGGTTGGTGTCATCAAaccggagaagaagggttCCATTGTACTTGTCGTGCGCAAAGTAGTCGTTGAGCAAGGCGGCCTTGGCGTGCCCGATATGGAGGTATCCGGATGGTTCAGGCGGGAAACGGGTCACAACTCCCTGCTCGGTATTACGGAGAGCAATGTCGTAATTGCCGCCCTCCTTGGACTTGGCAgacttcttctccttggcgacTGCGCTCAAAGACTCGGCGGCAGAAGAGGCCCACGGGCACAGATCCTCCAAAAACTTGTACCAACGAGTCAGGTTAACAAGCGAGCCCTTCTTCAGAGCCGCAAGAGCGACTCGGTTTCCACGGAGGGCACCCCAGATGGCGATGTCTGGGGCAGAGAGGGAATATCCGACGATAAAGGACCGCAGCATAAGATAGGCATTcaggcgttgaagaagaggatcaaGCGCCTTAAAGTCCAGAGTAGCGAAGGCGTCCACCTGGGAAATCCACTCATCCTCCTATAATGAATGCATTAGACAAAGTACATATAGATAGTATCCATATAGACAGTATCGCGGAGAAAAGACTCACCAGCTTCGTATCCTTGCTTCGCAGGAAGGGAAAGTGAGTGAACAGCTCCTGGATGGCATTGCTGGTGCCAAACACCGAATTGGAGCCGCTGGTCAACTGGACAATGGCCTTGTCGCCCTCGTTCAGCATCGCGGTATCATCGCAGTTGATCTTGACGACGGGAGTGGAACGAGCCTCATTAATAGAGGTGGCAATGAGCACCACAGGCAGCAAAGCCGCATGGTTGGCACGCGTGGCCACGGTCAATTCGAAGGACGACATGGTTGTTGTGAGTGAGTCTAGAAGGAACTATTTTTTGGAGGGGCATGACTGACTGCCCGGGGCGATGTTTCTCCGGTGCCGAACAGCTTTCGCCGAAAAACACGAGACCATCACGCTTCATCCTCTGCCAGTCGCCATGTCGTCCGCCAGCTCGCTGCTGCCAACCGCAGCACGCGGGATCCTCTCATCATGTCGCCTGCCACTACGACACGCACCAATGGCGCCTCTTTTCCCGGCCTTCCAGCAGGTCCGAGGCGCCAAGGGGAATGCACagaagggcaagggcaaaaACAAGGGGAAGGACAAGGCCGTTAAACCGGACCGGAGAGGGCCGAGGGAGTTCAGACAGAAGAACCTGAAGGATATGGATCAGTTTGCTTTGTGTGATGCGATGCGGTACGCTCTCCTTTTCCTCAACCCCGTAAAATCTAACCTGACGTCCGGATCTGCAGATACCTTCGGGCCGCCGAAGTTGGCCGGGAACCCACCAATTTGAAATACGAAGTTCACATCCGGCTACGAACGAGGAAAGACGGCCCCGTCATCCGCAACATGATCCGATTTCCGCACGCCGTCCAGACCGAGTCCCGGATCTGCGTTATTTGTCCCCCCGGATCCAAGCACGCCAAGgacgccctcgccgcgggTGCGGTGATggtcggtgaagatgaagtgTTCAATGCCgtcaaggagggcaagatcgaGTTCGACCGCTGTCTCGCTCACCCAGACAGCGTGGCTGCGATGAACAAGGCCGGCATGGGCCGCATCCTGGGTCCGCGTGGCCTGATGCCGAGCGCGAAGCAGGGCACGGTGGTGGACGATGTGGCCTCGCGCGTGGAGATGCTCCGCGGCGGTACGGTCTACCGGGAGCGTGATGCGGTGATTCGTCTCCCCATTGGGCAATTAGCCTTCTCGCCGGATCAATTGCGGGATAACCTGCGCACGACCGTTGAACAGGTCAAGAAGGACGCCTCGGGGCTCAACGATCGCATCAACAAGGAGATCCACGAGGTGGTGCTGAGCTCGACTCACGGCCCTGGCTTCAGTCTTAATGGAGACTTCCAGTCCGAGACTTCCCCGGAACCCGCTCTCTTGACCGGCTTGTAAAATACTTCCTTGGCTTTCTTATATCCTCCGTGTTGGCGTGTACAGCTATATTTTTTTTGTGTCATACTAGGAAAAATGGAACTTGGTGTATGATGGTATCATTTCTGTTCGAAAAATAGTTGCTGAAAACGCCGATGCTATGCAATGTatctctttccctcttcgAATGTAAAGCCTATACCTTGAGGTTTTTCAGCGCAGCGACAGCACTGACGTCCTCGCCCATGAGGTCGTAGAGACGCAAAATCATCATGGTCCGGCTATCGCGTTTCTGGCCCGCATGGCTGGCCTGTTCGAGCGCCGTTTTCAGATCCAACAACAGCGTCGATTGGACTTTTGAAACGCGCGACTGCTGCGCAACCAAGAACGGATGCTCCGCACCCACTCGCTCGGCCAGCGACTTGAGATAGACAAATTTCTGGATGTGCCGCTCGAGTCGCTTCAGAGATACGGTAGACGTTCCATCGACcacctcctcgtcgtcgctaTCCCCGCTGTCACTGGCATAAACATCTGACTCCGAGTCCGACTCGTCCGCATCTTCCGGTGAGGACTTGTCCTTGTTCCCAATCATCAAGCGATGCTCTAGCTCCTCCACGCGATCCGCATAATCCAACAAATCCTTCCCAGTATCCGCCTGTGTCCGTAGCCTCCTCTTCTCATTCAAGAGCGCCTCCACCTCCTGCCGCCGCGCTTCGACCTTGTCCCGGATGCTCTGCACATCACGCTGAAAAGCCAACACGCCCACTTTCACCCCCTcggtcttctcctcgccgcctcGCAGCGCTCCACCTAGTGAGAGGAAATCCTGGTAGTTCTGGTTGACCAGgtccagcagctccttgTTCAGCTGCTGCTCTAGGCCGCGCAGCTCCTGGCGCAGATCCTCGAGGCTTTGGTGTCGATTTGTGAGGGATGATAGGAAAGCTGCTGGGTCGAAGTCTGCGGCGAGGAATGAGGCGCGCGAGAGTGGTTGCGGGAAGGGCAGGCCGGAGGGGTCTTCGTCGAAATCGGAGGCGGACTCGTCCGAGTCGCCGAACTGGAGGAAGGTGTCAGTGACGATGAATCGAGACCATTGGGTTGGACCTATCAAGCGTGCATACATTAAACGGGTTCATGGCGTGTTGTTGGCTGCCGGAGAGAGTGAACAAGCAATCCACTGTGGATGCGGGTAGCGCATCCCCGTGACCATCTACTAGCTGTACTGTGAGATCGGGAATCTCTTTACAGAGCTCTTACGGGATCACGTGTGATCACCGGATCGCCCTAATGTATTTAATTCGATCGCTCCACTACTTTTACAATACAACACTCGCTTCGTCTTACATCTAGTAGCATATCTTTATAGAGGCCCTATCTATTAGGGTAGGCCCATAAGCATAGCCTCTCTAAAGTACTTATGGGGGCTCTATACAATGTCCGTATAGACTTTGTTAGGGTAGTCATTAGCCGTTGAGCTATATAGAAGCCGTAGTCACTACGATCCTTACTAAGAGGACTTCTAGGGCGCTATTAACATCTAGCGCTAGTAAACCTACAGTAACTAACTACCCCTGTCCCAGAAATAACTTTGGAATTGAACACGTGTATTTTTTTTATCTTCAAATGGGGCCGACGCGCAGACTACGTCTCAAATAACCGAGCCAATACTTCCTCGGCTTCACATCTCAAATATCCCAGGTTTTCTCACTGAGGACACCACTTCTAGTATATGACATCTACTCCCATCCAATGGCGGTTCCATCTTCTAGTATGATGCCCCAGCCTCGAGGCTAACCTGATCTGAACGATTTCGCAATACATGAAAATGACATACACTGACTTACCCCGAAGAGCCAGCCGACTTAGCCGCGCTCGAAAACGCGGCGCAAGAAGGTCGTGAGGATCTGGTGTGCACGTTGCTTGAGCAAGGGAATTACACCGACTCCAAAAGTGGCAAATACGGACGCGCACTTCAAATTGCATCATCAAAGGGACATGCAAGTATTGTTCGGCTCCTGTTAAACAAGGGGGTTGACATCCAAACCGAAGGGGGCATGGCACTCCTCGCGGCTTCCCAAGCCCACTTTGAAAATGAGACAGTCGCACAAACTCTGCTAGCCAAGGGCGTTGATCCCGATACCAAAGGCGGGAAATGCGGCAACGCACTCCAGGCTGCAGCGCACAGAGGTCATTCAAAGATAGTCCGACTTCTCCTAGAGTATGGTGCAGATGTGAATATAGAGGGGGGTTGTTATCAGACTGCTCTGTGGGCAGCCTCCTTCCTTGGCCGTGAACCGGTTGTGCAGTTGCTATTAGAAATGGGTGCCAATGTCAATGCCAACGGAAGACATGGAAGCGCACTTTATATTGCATCGTTGGAAAACCGGACTAATGTGGTAAACATGCTACTGGAACACGGCGCTAGTGTCACGGAGCCAGGCAAAAGTTACAGCGCTGCACTTTACACGGCATCTTACAACGGCCATGAGAAAGTGGTGAAGATGCTCCTCGCTCGAGGCGCAGATGTAAATGGGAAGGGCGGAGACTATGGCAATGCACTCCAAGCCGCATCGTTCCGCGGTCGTGAGGAGATAGTTCGGATGCTAATTGACCAGGGGGCCGACGTCAATGCCGAAGGTGGAAAATTTAGTGATGCACTCCAGGCAGCTTTATCGCAAAACCATCGCAATGTGGTCGACCTTCTACGCGAGCATAAAGAATCTTAGCAGCCATACACAATATATACCTTTTTTCAGTGCTCCCACCGGGGTGTTCAGTTTTCTTCCATCAGATCCTCCCGTTTTCAGGTATCAGGTTGAGAATCCATGTCGGTACCTAGGTAGACCAGACTCATTGGACGAGCCCGATATTtaccaaaaaaaagaaaaaaaatacaaCCTGGTGGACGTTATACTGTATCTTTCGTACAGTCTGGTTAGGTGGGTCAGAGGAAGCTATACGGAGTAAATGGAATACAATTGCTAGGGGCCAGCAAAAATCGCTGTTATCAGGGGGCCGGCCCCTCTAATGAAAGAACCCTGCGAG
Encoded proteins:
- a CDS encoding uncharacterized protein (ID:PFLUO_005569-T1.cds;~source:funannotate) — encoded protein: MSSFELTVATRANHAALLPVVLIATSINEARSTPVVKINCDDTAMLNEGDKAIVQLTSGSNSVFGTSNAIQELFTHFPFLRSKDTKLEDEWISQVDAFATLDFKALDPLLQRLNAYLMLRSFIVGYSLSAPDIAIWGALRGNRVALAALKKGSLVNLTRWYKFLEDLCPWASSAAESLSAVAKEKKSAKSKEGGNYDIALRNTEQGVVTRFPPEPSGYLHIGHAKAALLNDYFAHDKYNGTLLLRFDDTNPSKEKEEFQDAIVEDLKLMGIKPNKMTYTSDYFDELFDYCVRMISEGNAYADDTDKETMSAQRFDGIPSKRRDLSPEESLAHFQEMKQGTTEGLRWCIRAKISPDDKNKALRDPVIYRCNPTPHHRTGTKWKIYPTYDFACPAVDSMEGVTHALRTIEYRDRNPQYQWMLDTLKLRTVQVWDFARMNFVRTLLSKRKLTKLVDSGFVWGWDDPRFPTIRGIRRRGMTIPALREFILKQGPSKAVTNFSWDLIWNTNKKYIDPVSPRHTAIMTKGMVKATITGAPAAYTEEKPKHAKNAAVGMKTVAFSGSIVMEQEDAKLFKQDEEITLMSWGNAIVRKITTDDAGAVTHLEFELHLEGDFKKTEKKVTWLSTEGQELVPVELVDFDHLLTKDSLDENDNLEDFLNPHTEFREDAVADGNVANLKEGDIIQFERKGFYRLDRAYAPGSPAVFFNIPTGKLK
- a CDS encoding uncharacterized protein (ID:PFLUO_005570-T1.cds;~source:funannotate); this translates as MAPLFPAFQQVRGAKGNAQKGKGKNKGKDKAVKPDRRGPREFRQKNLKDMDQFALCDAMRYLRAAEVGREPTNLKYEVHIRLRTRKDGPVIRNMIRFPHAVQTESRICVICPPGSKHAKDALAAGAVMVGEDEVFNAVKEGKIEFDRCLAHPDSVAAMNKAGMGRILGPRGLMPSAKQGTVVDDVASRVEMLRGGTVYRERDAVIRLPIGQLAFSPDQLRDNLRTTVEQVKKDASGLNDRINKEIHEVVLSSTHGPGFSLNGDFQSETSPEPALLTGL
- a CDS encoding uncharacterized protein (ID:PFLUO_005571-T1.cds;~source:funannotate); translation: MNPFNFGDSDESASDFDEDPSGLPFPQPLSRASFLAADFDPAAFLSSLTNRHQSLEDLRQELRGLEQQLNKELLDLVNQNYQDFLSLGGALRGGEEKTEGVKVGVLAFQRDVQSIRDKVEARRQEVEALLNEKRRLRTQADTGKDLLDYADRVEELEHRLMIGNKDKSSPEDADESDSESDVYASDSGDSDDEEVVDGTSTVSLKRLERHIQKFVYLKSLAERVGAEHPFLVAQQSRVSKVQSTLLLDLKTALEQASHAGQKRDSRTMMILRLYDLMGEDVSAVAALKNLKV
- a CDS encoding uncharacterized protein (ID:PFLUO_005572-T1.cds;~source:funannotate); translated protein: MAVPSSKPADLAALENAAQEGREDLVCTLLEQGNYTDSKSGKYGRALQIASSKGHASIVRLLLNKGVDIQTEGGMALLAASQAHFENETVAQTLLAKGVDPDTKGGKCGNALQAAAHRGHSKIVRLLLEYGADVNIEGGCYQTALWAASFLGREPVVQLLLEMGANVNANGRHGSALYIASLENRTNVVNMLLEHGASVTEPGKSYSAALYTASYNGHEKVVKMLLARGADVNGKGGDYGNALQAASFRGREEIVRMLIDQGADVNAEGGKFSDALQAALSQNHRNVVDLLREHKES